A genomic region of Colletotrichum destructivum chromosome 1, complete sequence contains the following coding sequences:
- a CDS encoding Putative major facilitator superfamily, MFS transporter superfamily: MSSEANKKTAQPDGGDVIRTQTDLEDGSMEKLKHGEVDPALAFVNGEQVVFTPEEEKQVLWKIDKAILPLLMWIYALQFADKTSLNYASLMGIREDTKLDPTSQQYSWASSIFYAGYLLWEFPTTYLLRRLPLGKYTSANIILWGVVLICHVFAFNYAGLLSVRFFLGALEATVTPAFVILTSAWYKQNEQAKRMGYWLSCNGVALLTLGPIAYGLSGAHNTVLATWKVLYLVLGLPTVVTGVYCWWFMPDNQTNARFLTHREKSIAIERIRGNFQGIGSRRWKWDQFREAFRDPRTYLYVLFSLLMNIPNGGITAFGSIIINSFGFSPRLSLLLNMPTGVVDITCKLLFTYLSDRLMDRSLFAFIAILIPMVGGIMMIAIPLSAQGALLVGYYLIGAAGSSWCLVMVMISNNTLGYTKKATVNGLQILAYGAGNWIGPQTFRSNEAPNYHNGKLMVAIMYGLAACTIVAIRLVNIWENKRRDKKAVEEPETSMAGTEFMDLTDFEQPNFRYVL, encoded by the exons ATGTCTTCAGAAGCCAACAAGAAGACAGCTCAGCCAGACGGCGGAGACGTCATCCGGACACAGACCGACTTGGAGGACGGCAGCATGGAGAAGCTCAAGCACGGGGAAGTCGACCCggccctcgccttcgtcaacggcgagcaGGTCGTGTTcacgcccgaggaggagaagcaagTCCTGTGGAAGATCGACAAGGCCATCTTGCCGCTCCTGATGTGGATCTACGCCCTGCAGTTCGCCGACAAGACGTCCCTCAACTACGCCTCCCTGATGGGCATCCGCGAGGACACCAAGCTGGACCCGACGAGCCAGCAGTACAGCTGGGCGTCCAGCATCTTTTACGCCGGTTACCTTTTGTGGGA gTTCCCCACGACGTACCTCCTCCGACGTCTCCCGCTCGGGAAATACACGTCGGCCAACATTATCCTCTGGGGCGTCGTCCTGATATGCCACGTCTTCGCCTTCAACTACGCCGGACTCCTCTCGGtccgcttcttcctcggcgccctcgaggccaccGTGACGCCGGCCTTTGTCATCCTGACGTCGGCCTGGTACAAGCAGAACGAGCAGGCCAAGCGTATGGGCTACTGGCTCAGCTGCAACGGCGTCGCGCTCCTGACGCTGGGACCCATCGCCTACGGCCTCTCGGGCGCGCACAACACGGTCCTGGCGACGTGGAAGGTCCTCTACCTCGTGCTGGGCCTGCCGACCGTCGTCACGGGCGTCTACTGCTGGTGGTTCATGCCGGACAACCAGACCAACGCCCGGTTCCTCACCCACCGCGAGAAgtccatcgccatcgagcGCATCCGCGGCAACTTCCAGGGCATCGGCAGCCGCCGGTGGAAGTGGGACCAGTTCCGCGAGGCCTTCCGGGACCCGCGGACGTACCTCTACGTGCTCTTCTCGCTGCTGATGAACATCCccaacggcggcatcaccGCCTTCggctccatcatcatcaactcCTTCGGCTTCAGCCCGCGCCTGTCGCTGCTGCTCAACATGCCCACGGGAGTCGTCGACATCACCTGCAAGCTGCTCTTCACCTACCTCTCGGACCGGCTCATGGACCGCtccctcttcgccttcatcgccatcctcatccccatggtcggcggcatcatgaTGATCGCCATCCCGCTCTCGGCGCAGGGCGCGCTGCTCGTGGGCTACTacctcatcggcgccgccggctcctcgTGGTGCCTCGTCATGGTCATGATCTCCAACAACACGCTCGGCTACACCAAGAAGGCCACCGTCAACGGCCTGCAGATCCTCGCctacggcgccggcaacTGGATCGGCCCGCAGACGTTCCGCTCCAACGAGGCGCCCAACTACCACAACGGCAAGCTGATGGTGGCCATCATGTACGGCCTCGCCGCGtgcaccatcgtcgccatccgcCTCGTCAACATCTGGGAGAACAAGCGACGGgacaagaaggccgtcgaggagcccGAGACGTCCATGGCCGGGACCGAGTTTATGGACCTGACGGACTTTGAGCAGCCCAACTTCCGTTACGTGCTTTGA